One part of the Vicia villosa cultivar HV-30 ecotype Madison, WI linkage group LG6, Vvil1.0, whole genome shotgun sequence genome encodes these proteins:
- the LOC131611002 gene encoding histone deacetylase HDT1-like isoform X2, producing MEFWGVEVKSGKSLKVVPEESRIIHLSSACLGEVSKDKGNEPVSLYVKFDDKKVQLGTLSSEKFPQTSYDLVFEKDFELSHNWKYGSVFFTGYKFASENVSDDEDEDSDGKPEFEVKSGAKSLVNGAKPKKTSDEDESSESDSDSDDDSGEEKPTTNGHIGISEDDDDSDEDDDDSDEDDDSDDSDEETLAKAEGSSKRNHESSKKTPVPVKKAKFVGTPEKTGGHSGGVHVDTPYPKQALKSAANNKQQTPKSNGDYSCKPCNRSFKTEDALGSHNKAKHSAK from the exons ATGGAGTTTTGG GGTGTTGAGGTAAAAAGTGGGAAATCACTCAAGGTTGTTCCAGAAGAAAGCAGGATTATCCATCTTTCATCG GCATGTCTAGGGGAGGTCAGTAAGGATAAAGGGAATGAACCAGTATCCCTCTATGTGAAGTTTGATGATAAGAAGGTTCAACTTGGAACACTTTCTTCAGAAAAATTTCCACAGACATCTTATGATTTGGTGTTCGAGAAGGATTTTGAGCTATCCCATAACTGGAAATACGGAAGTGTCTTCTTTACTGGATATAAATTTGCATCTGAGAACGTGT CTGATGATGAGGATGAAGATTCTGATG GGAAACCTGAGTTTGAGGTGAAGAGTGGTGCCAAATCCCTTGTTAATGGAGCTAAACCAAAGAAAACATCAGATGAAGACGAATCATCTGAATCTGACTCTGACTCCGATGATGATTCTGGTGAAGAGAAG CCCACGACCAATGGACATATTGGAAttagtgaagatgatgatgacagcgatgaggatgatgatgatagcGATGAGGATGATGATTCTGATGATTCTGATGAGGAGACACTGGCTAAG gctgaAGGGAGCAGTAAGAGAAATCATGAATCTTCAAAGAAAACTCCTGTACCTGTGAAGAAGGCAAAGTTTGTTGGTACTCCTGAGAAGACTG GTGGCCATAGTGGTGGTGTCCATGTTGATACTCCTTACCCTAAGCAGGCTCTAAAATCAGCTGCAAATAACAAGCAGCAGACACCAAAGTCAAATGGGGATTACAGCTGCAAACCTTGTAACAG
- the LOC131611002 gene encoding histone deacetylase HDT1-like isoform X1, with translation MEFWGVEVKSGKSLKVVPEESRIIHLSSACLGEVSKDKGNEPVSLYVKFDDKKVQLGTLSSEKFPQTSYDLVFEKDFELSHNWKYGSVFFTGYKFASENVSDDEDEDSDDFQEGAIPIIAPANGKPEFEVKSGAKSLVNGAKPKKTSDEDESSESDSDSDDDSGEEKPTTNGHIGISEDDDDSDEDDDDSDEDDDSDDSDEETLAKAEGSSKRNHESSKKTPVPVKKAKFVGTPEKTGGHSGGVHVDTPYPKQALKSAANNKQQTPKSNGDYSCKPCNRSFKTEDALGSHNKAKHSAK, from the exons ATGGAGTTTTGG GGTGTTGAGGTAAAAAGTGGGAAATCACTCAAGGTTGTTCCAGAAGAAAGCAGGATTATCCATCTTTCATCG GCATGTCTAGGGGAGGTCAGTAAGGATAAAGGGAATGAACCAGTATCCCTCTATGTGAAGTTTGATGATAAGAAGGTTCAACTTGGAACACTTTCTTCAGAAAAATTTCCACAGACATCTTATGATTTGGTGTTCGAGAAGGATTTTGAGCTATCCCATAACTGGAAATACGGAAGTGTCTTCTTTACTGGATATAAATTTGCATCTGAGAACGTGT CTGATGATGAGGATGAAGATTCTGATG ATTTTCAAGAGGGAGCTATTCCAATTATTGCTCCTGCCAATG GGAAACCTGAGTTTGAGGTGAAGAGTGGTGCCAAATCCCTTGTTAATGGAGCTAAACCAAAGAAAACATCAGATGAAGACGAATCATCTGAATCTGACTCTGACTCCGATGATGATTCTGGTGAAGAGAAG CCCACGACCAATGGACATATTGGAAttagtgaagatgatgatgacagcgatgaggatgatgatgatagcGATGAGGATGATGATTCTGATGATTCTGATGAGGAGACACTGGCTAAG gctgaAGGGAGCAGTAAGAGAAATCATGAATCTTCAAAGAAAACTCCTGTACCTGTGAAGAAGGCAAAGTTTGTTGGTACTCCTGAGAAGACTG GTGGCCATAGTGGTGGTGTCCATGTTGATACTCCTTACCCTAAGCAGGCTCTAAAATCAGCTGCAAATAACAAGCAGCAGACACCAAAGTCAAATGGGGATTACAGCTGCAAACCTTGTAACAG